One Novipirellula galeiformis DNA segment encodes these proteins:
- a CDS encoding ATP-binding protein, with protein sequence MASLFVVRGRDQGKHFQLQGSVVRIGRDKTNTIQLLDTEASRVHAEIQIDPMGGCRLVDLESSNGTLVNGIPKRQHPLASGDRIEIGGSMMIFTGAGQPGAGQAGAMEAAHGVDIVQQSHRNDGSRIISSIAPSSGIFHSRSLAEAADSSGASASGMGTSRILTPTVTDADRSLEVMYLTAIAVGRTDDLNQVLNRILRLVFDWIEADRGCVMLRDNESGLFQPAARVDRQGTSDRKSGTHRRIEISRTMLDYVLEKKEGVRTSDARDDVRFDSAASIVSAGVREAICVPLQGRYDIVGALYVDTYTDPGQMMARDHAPRFTDDHLRLITAIGHQAALAIEDTFYYSALVQGERLAAMGQTIATLSHHIKNILQGIRGGSYLIEAGLERDDTDAVRRGWRIVDRNQERISNLVLDMLTFSKEREPQCVDADLNETVSDVVELMQPRAQELNVSLVTELAEGMPDAFFDTDALHRAILNLVTNAVDATSDHAKKLSEANQNEGALEHVENEFVARVTVKTWFDPAAGWGVDVVDNGPGVPEEDRLKIFSLFESRKGARGTGLGLPVSSKIMIEHGGEIQVMTPANGKGSCFRLRLPPRGTEPGELSRRDTIA encoded by the coding sequence ATGGCTTCTCTGTTCGTGGTCCGAGGACGTGATCAAGGAAAGCATTTCCAACTGCAAGGAAGTGTCGTACGAATTGGCCGCGACAAAACCAATACGATTCAGTTGTTGGATACCGAAGCGTCACGCGTCCACGCCGAAATTCAGATTGACCCAATGGGCGGCTGTCGATTAGTCGACCTGGAGAGTAGCAACGGCACGCTGGTCAACGGAATTCCCAAACGTCAGCATCCTCTTGCCAGCGGCGATCGGATCGAAATTGGGGGATCGATGATGATCTTCACCGGCGCGGGGCAACCGGGCGCTGGGCAAGCCGGTGCGATGGAAGCGGCGCACGGCGTCGATATCGTTCAGCAAAGCCACCGCAATGATGGCAGCCGGATTATTTCCTCGATCGCCCCTTCCTCAGGCATCTTTCACTCTAGGTCCCTTGCCGAGGCGGCCGATTCAAGCGGTGCTAGCGCCAGTGGAATGGGGACGTCCCGTATCCTCACACCGACGGTGACCGACGCCGATCGCTCGCTCGAAGTCATGTACTTGACTGCGATCGCAGTGGGACGCACCGACGATTTGAACCAGGTGCTCAACCGCATCCTGCGGCTTGTGTTTGATTGGATCGAAGCGGATCGTGGCTGCGTGATGCTGCGTGATAACGAGTCGGGTTTGTTCCAGCCCGCCGCTCGCGTTGACCGCCAAGGAACCTCGGATCGCAAATCAGGGACTCATCGACGAATTGAAATCAGCCGCACGATGCTGGACTACGTGCTCGAGAAGAAGGAAGGGGTCCGAACCAGCGATGCACGCGACGATGTCCGCTTCGACTCAGCGGCATCGATTGTCAGCGCAGGCGTACGCGAAGCGATCTGTGTTCCGTTGCAAGGTCGTTATGACATCGTCGGTGCGCTGTACGTGGACACCTATACCGACCCAGGGCAAATGATGGCTCGCGATCATGCTCCGCGATTCACCGACGATCACCTGAGACTGATTACCGCGATCGGGCACCAAGCGGCGTTGGCGATCGAAGATACGTTCTACTATTCGGCGCTGGTTCAAGGCGAGCGGTTGGCTGCCATGGGGCAAACGATTGCAACCCTCTCGCATCACATCAAAAATATTCTGCAAGGCATTCGCGGCGGCAGCTATCTGATCGAAGCTGGCTTAGAGCGTGATGACACCGACGCGGTGCGGCGTGGTTGGCGAATTGTCGATCGCAACCAAGAGCGGATCTCGAACCTCGTGCTCGACATGTTGACCTTCTCGAAGGAGCGTGAACCCCAGTGCGTTGATGCGGACTTGAATGAAACGGTCAGCGATGTGGTTGAATTGATGCAGCCTCGCGCCCAAGAGTTGAATGTGTCGTTGGTTACCGAGCTGGCCGAGGGGATGCCCGATGCCTTCTTTGATACGGATGCACTTCATCGCGCGATCTTAAATTTGGTTACCAATGCGGTGGACGCGACCTCGGATCACGCCAAAAAACTAAGCGAGGCGAACCAGAATGAAGGAGCCCTCGAGCACGTTGAAAACGAATTTGTTGCCCGCGTAACAGTGAAGACATGGTTCGATCCGGCCGCAGGTTGGGGCGTGGATGTCGTGGACAACGGGCCGGGAGTTCCTGAAGAAGATCGTCTAAAGATCTTTTCGCTGTTCGAGTCTCGCAAAGGCGCACGCGGAACAGGGCTGGGCTTGCCCGTCAGTTCGAAAATCATGATCGAGCATGGGGGTGAGATTCAGGTCATGACGCCCGCCAACGGAAAAGGAAGTTGTTTTCGTTTGCGGCTGCCGCCGCGTGGAACGGAACCAGGCGAGCTGAGTCGCCGCGATACAATCGCCTAG
- a CDS encoding AAA family ATPase, which yields MVQPPPIEPSSDAAATTRLVHACNQVREQVGKIVVGQDEVIEQLLIAILARGHCLLEGVPGLAKTLMIRTLAQSMKLTFRRIQFTPDLMPGDITGTEIIQEDPATGRREFKFERGPIFTQMLLADEINRTPPKTQAALLEAMQEHEVTAAGTTYRLSEPFFVLATQNPIEQEGTYPLPEAQRDRFLFHVVVGYPSREEESEIVDRTTSTFTGTVEPVISGEDIAQFQQTVRNVPLPPHVKDWVLDAVRTLRPQDEHSALWARELIQWGPGPRASQQLVLAAKARALLHGRPTVAIEDVQTLALPVLRHRVVPTFASEADGITVDDLILRMIRETSGKPAKVL from the coding sequence TTGGTCCAACCACCCCCGATTGAACCTTCGAGCGACGCTGCGGCGACCACCCGACTCGTGCATGCATGCAACCAAGTTCGTGAACAAGTCGGGAAGATTGTCGTCGGACAAGACGAGGTGATCGAGCAGTTGTTGATCGCCATCCTGGCGCGCGGCCACTGTTTGCTTGAAGGCGTCCCGGGACTCGCCAAGACACTGATGATTCGCACCTTGGCGCAATCGATGAAATTGACGTTTCGACGAATTCAGTTCACGCCCGATTTGATGCCCGGCGACATCACGGGAACGGAAATCATCCAAGAAGATCCTGCGACCGGACGGCGCGAGTTCAAGTTCGAACGCGGCCCGATCTTCACACAAATGCTACTGGCCGACGAGATCAATCGCACGCCGCCTAAGACCCAAGCCGCCCTGCTCGAAGCGATGCAAGAACACGAGGTTACCGCAGCGGGCACCACCTACCGGCTCAGTGAACCGTTCTTTGTGCTCGCGACCCAAAACCCGATCGAACAAGAGGGCACGTATCCGCTTCCCGAAGCCCAACGCGATCGTTTCCTGTTCCACGTTGTGGTGGGGTACCCAAGTCGAGAGGAAGAATCGGAGATCGTCGATCGCACCACGTCGACCTTCACAGGGACCGTCGAGCCAGTGATTTCGGGAGAGGACATCGCCCAATTCCAACAAACCGTTCGCAATGTCCCCTTGCCGCCTCATGTGAAGGACTGGGTTCTCGATGCGGTCCGAACCCTACGCCCTCAGGATGAGCATTCGGCACTATGGGCACGAGAGTTGATCCAATGGGGTCCAGGGCCGCGGGCCAGCCAACAATTGGTGCTCGCGGCAAAAGCACGCGCCCTGTTGCATGGTCGCCCCACGGTGGCGATTGAGGACGTCCAAACGCTGGCGCTGCCCGTGCTTCGCCATCGCGTCGTGCCTACGTTTGCATCCGAGGCGGATGGGATCACCGTTGACGATTTGATCTTGCGAATGATTCGTGAAACGTCGGGAAAACCTGCAAAGGTTTTATAA
- a CDS encoding glycosyltransferase family 4 protein, whose amino-acid sequence MRLLYVQNAGDVREAYHRLCNGGQETYHAQRYSIDSYATLCKSVDEFAVLTYHTAEAYDEVLGNGVRVIGGGLCNQACADAMIQMIVRYSPSHLVLHTIDRDIIRWTAKQRIPAITTFANTFAREASRFPRNLVRETRNRWTAKSLNQANFRWVGSYGINSSRELARLGVDPAKIIPWDYLLDSNAGSFSAKQSPASRKRFTLCYVGSISAGKGIPELIHAIAILKSKSVEVTLKLVGDDAENVALHQCKQYRVQDDVERMGILPNQLIEPLMHQCDLVIVPSRHEYPEGFPLVIHHALRACTPTVASDHPMFTRHLKHRENSMIFAQKNASAMADCIEEALMTPSLYEAISAASHATWDRLRLPVKWADLVNRWVSDTPEDQQWLSERCLANDRESMA is encoded by the coding sequence ATGCGACTTCTGTATGTTCAAAACGCCGGGGATGTGCGTGAAGCCTATCATCGTCTCTGCAATGGAGGCCAGGAAACGTACCATGCCCAGCGTTACTCGATCGATTCGTATGCGACACTTTGCAAATCGGTCGACGAATTTGCGGTTCTAACCTATCACACCGCAGAAGCCTACGACGAAGTGCTGGGCAATGGGGTCCGGGTGATCGGTGGCGGACTTTGCAACCAAGCTTGCGCGGACGCGATGATCCAAATGATTGTGCGGTACTCTCCTAGCCACTTGGTGCTGCACACGATCGATCGCGACATCATTCGCTGGACAGCCAAACAGCGCATCCCCGCGATCACCACATTTGCCAATACCTTCGCCCGAGAAGCGAGTCGATTTCCACGCAACTTGGTGCGAGAAACAAGAAACCGTTGGACGGCAAAATCACTGAACCAAGCGAATTTTCGTTGGGTGGGAAGCTACGGCATTAATTCTTCCCGAGAACTGGCACGGCTTGGGGTCGATCCAGCCAAAATCATTCCCTGGGACTACCTGCTCGATTCAAACGCAGGCTCCTTTTCCGCAAAACAAAGCCCGGCCAGTCGAAAGCGATTTACACTCTGTTACGTCGGATCGATCTCCGCCGGCAAAGGGATCCCCGAACTGATCCATGCGATTGCCATCCTGAAATCTAAATCGGTCGAGGTCACGCTAAAACTTGTGGGAGACGACGCTGAAAACGTTGCCCTGCATCAATGCAAGCAATACCGCGTCCAAGACGATGTCGAGCGCATGGGGATCTTGCCGAATCAGCTAATCGAACCCCTGATGCATCAATGTGACCTGGTCATTGTCCCCAGCCGACACGAATATCCTGAAGGATTTCCGCTGGTAATCCACCACGCACTTCGCGCTTGCACCCCCACGGTCGCATCGGATCATCCGATGTTCACCCGTCATTTGAAGCATCGAGAAAACTCGATGATTTTTGCTCAAAAAAACGCATCGGCGATGGCCGACTGCATTGAAGAGGCGTTGATGACTCCCTCGCTGTACGAAGCAATCTCGGCGGCGTCTCACGCAACGTGGGATCGTCTGAGACTTCCCGTGAAGTGGGCCGACCTTGTCAATCGCTGGGTCAGTGACACCCCCGAGGACCAGCAATGGTTATCGGAGCGATGCTTGGCAAACGACCGCGAATCGATGGCCTGA
- the rffA gene encoding dTDP-4-amino-4,6-dideoxygalactose transaminase, with protein MAPLMRTELSSSDTSWINHDKSSANSSPTLDRRPHPYERKQLEPETLPICHPYTFGDEIEMISKVLWSGHLCGDGPFTRKCHTLLEERLKCNKTLLTTSCTHALELSAMLLELRSEDEVIMPSFTFVSTANAFTNLGVRPVFCDIRSDTLNIDETRIEALITSRTRAIVVVHYAGVSCDMATITAIAKRNNLAVVEDVAHAIFGNYQGQALGTLGEFGAASFHQTKNYSCGEGGALFINAPEFAERAEIIREKGTNRAMFLRGQVDRYSWCDKGSSYLPSEILAAHLWVQLREHEFVQQHRRKLHDFYITELSTWAHEHHVQLPSIPADCQSAYHLFWMLLPSLEIQSRLTSHLTALKIQSTFHYQPLHCSIMGHRYGYQSGDFPVTEMAGERLLRIPFYTGLSMEQAARVVDALKGFNHWT; from the coding sequence ATGGCACCTCTCATGCGCACCGAGCTAAGCAGCAGCGACACCTCTTGGATCAACCACGACAAGTCATCGGCGAACTCATCACCGACGTTAGACCGTCGACCCCACCCTTACGAACGAAAACAACTTGAACCGGAGACGCTGCCGATTTGTCATCCGTATACATTCGGTGACGAGATCGAGATGATTTCGAAGGTTCTTTGGTCGGGACACCTTTGCGGCGATGGTCCCTTTACCCGCAAGTGCCATACGTTGCTTGAGGAACGACTCAAATGCAACAAGACGCTGCTGACGACCTCATGTACTCATGCGCTCGAGTTGTCCGCGATGCTGTTGGAATTGCGATCGGAGGACGAAGTGATCATGCCGTCGTTCACGTTTGTGTCCACGGCAAACGCATTTACCAACCTTGGGGTTCGCCCCGTGTTTTGCGATATCCGCAGCGACACCCTGAATATTGACGAGACGCGGATCGAGGCGTTGATCACATCGCGAACGCGAGCGATCGTGGTGGTGCACTACGCAGGAGTGTCGTGCGACATGGCGACGATCACTGCGATTGCCAAACGAAACAATCTCGCCGTGGTCGAAGATGTCGCCCATGCGATCTTCGGCAATTATCAAGGGCAAGCGTTAGGAACGCTTGGTGAATTCGGTGCGGCAAGTTTTCACCAAACCAAAAATTACTCGTGTGGCGAAGGGGGCGCATTGTTCATCAACGCTCCGGAGTTCGCCGAGCGTGCGGAAATCATTCGCGAAAAGGGAACCAATCGCGCGATGTTCTTGCGCGGCCAAGTCGATCGATACTCATGGTGTGACAAAGGATCGAGCTATTTGCCGTCGGAGATTCTCGCCGCTCATCTATGGGTGCAACTTCGTGAACACGAGTTTGTGCAACAGCATCGGCGTAAGTTGCATGATTTCTATATCACCGAACTTTCGACATGGGCACACGAACATCACGTCCAATTGCCTTCGATTCCCGCAGATTGCCAATCGGCGTATCACTTGTTTTGGATGCTGCTACCCTCGCTTGAGATCCAATCGCGATTAACGTCGCATCTGACCGCGTTGAAAATCCAGTCCACATTTCACTATCAACCGCTGCACTGTTCGATCATGGGGCATCGTTACGGATACCAATCGGGTGATTTCCCTGTGACGGAAATGGCGGGGGAACGTTTATTACGCATCCCGTTCTATACCGGATTGTCGATGGAACAAGCCGCTCGTGTTGTCGATGCATTGAAAGGGTTTAACCATTGGACATGA
- a CDS encoding glycosyltransferase family 4 protein — protein sequence MSPPEPFVSSANAKTPRVAIVVDNASMQMSGETSTPLYYMRFFRKWGVDTRLVVHCRCEQELRETLSPEEISVFTFLDDTSLMKLTHRLFQYSPDRIRSLIGAQLIHWLTGLQARRVVKQMAANDLIDVVFEPTPIAPKSVSCMYSVGVPAVIGPMCGGLSFPPAFRFMDPMWVKLGVSAGRILAQTANRISPGKLHAKALIVGNDRAARALPNGTRGTRYTVVESGVDLTTVTPAPFPRRAKSEPARFVYFARFVDWKGVKFLVDAFPRVLVRTDAVLDLIGDGDLLEATQAQARRLGISDHVNFYGRLPLAEGIEIMKKADAYMATGLRECGGLALLEAMGCGTPVIACNWMAPGEYVDDSCGIRIDVSSEQALVDGLTDAMVRIAEDEELRKRLSAGAVARAQGNYFGWEAKSRRVLEILTEVVSRESSTRAETAS from the coding sequence ATGAGCCCCCCTGAACCGTTTGTATCCTCGGCGAACGCCAAGACGCCGCGTGTCGCAATCGTTGTCGACAACGCATCGATGCAGATGAGTGGCGAAACCTCGACACCGCTTTATTACATGCGTTTCTTCCGCAAATGGGGTGTCGATACGCGTTTGGTCGTGCATTGCCGATGTGAGCAAGAGCTGCGTGAAACGTTGTCGCCGGAGGAGATCTCGGTGTTCACGTTCCTCGACGACACGTCGCTGATGAAGCTCACCCATCGGCTCTTCCAATACTCCCCCGATCGCATCCGCAGTTTGATCGGCGCCCAATTGATCCATTGGCTGACCGGGCTTCAAGCACGCCGCGTCGTCAAGCAGATGGCCGCAAACGATTTGATCGACGTTGTATTTGAACCAACGCCCATTGCGCCAAAGTCGGTCAGTTGCATGTACTCGGTCGGTGTGCCGGCGGTGATCGGTCCGATGTGTGGCGGGCTCAGCTTTCCGCCCGCGTTTCGATTCATGGATCCCATGTGGGTTAAGTTGGGAGTCTCGGCGGGGCGAATTTTGGCTCAAACCGCAAATCGAATTTCGCCAGGCAAGCTGCATGCAAAAGCGTTGATCGTCGGTAATGATCGTGCGGCCCGGGCGCTCCCCAACGGAACCCGGGGCACCCGCTACACGGTCGTCGAAAGTGGAGTGGATCTGACCACGGTCACTCCCGCACCGTTCCCGCGGCGGGCGAAATCGGAGCCCGCTCGGTTTGTCTATTTCGCTCGTTTTGTTGATTGGAAAGGGGTCAAATTCTTAGTCGATGCCTTTCCCAGAGTCCTGGTCCGCACCGATGCGGTGCTCGACTTGATCGGAGATGGCGACCTGCTCGAAGCCACCCAAGCGCAAGCCCGCAGACTGGGGATTAGCGACCATGTGAACTTTTACGGACGGTTACCGCTCGCCGAAGGCATTGAGATCATGAAGAAAGCGGACGCCTACATGGCCACCGGGCTGCGTGAATGCGGCGGACTGGCGCTGCTCGAAGCGATGGGCTGTGGAACGCCGGTGATCGCTTGCAATTGGATGGCGCCCGGCGAGTATGTCGACGACAGCTGTGGTATTCGTATCGATGTTTCCTCGGAACAAGCCTTGGTCGATGGACTGACCGATGCAATGGTGCGTATCGCCGAGGACGAGGAACTGCGGAAGCGGCTTTCCGCCGGTGCGGTCGCACGGGCGCAAGGGAATTACTTTGGCTGGGAAGCAAAATCGCGACGCGTGCTCGAGATCTTGACCGAGGTGGTGTCCCGTGAATCTTCAACGCGTGCGGAAACGGCGTCCTAG
- the crtI gene encoding phytoene desaturase family protein yields MSSRKVVVVGAGPGGLAAAMQLAYAGCDVTVLERRHVVGGRTSAIEANGFRFDCGPTFFLYPRVLAEIFRSVGFELMDEVPMTRLETQYRLTFGNGGQLDCSANIAAMDRQIAELSPVDVGAFRRFLDDNRVKLEKFRPILESPFRSPLDLLRPAVLSALPYLHPNRSLATELQRYFSDPRLVIAFGFQAKYLGMSPFQCPSLFSILSFLEYEYGVWHPIGGCHRVSEQMASLARSLGVKIKLAEPVESLELEGRRVKAVHTEHDRYEADAFVVNADFADWMTHHVPNQLRRRWSDASIEKKKFSCSTFMLYLGIEGVYDDLPHHNIHISRQYEQNLHEIETTHQLSSDPSFYVQNASVTDPSLAPPGCSTLYVLVPVTHQHKNVDWATAADGFRDQTLERMSQIGLGDVRRRIRFEHRITPDDWKNDYAVHRGATFNLAHNLGQMLHRRPRNRFEELDGVYLVGGGTHPGSGLPVIYESSRITSRLLLNDLGVDARFIDANTAQDGEADRESVS; encoded by the coding sequence TTGTCATCACGTAAAGTTGTCGTCGTGGGTGCGGGGCCAGGCGGGTTGGCTGCGGCGATGCAATTGGCCTACGCCGGTTGTGACGTGACGGTTCTCGAACGCCGCCATGTCGTGGGAGGCCGTACATCGGCCATCGAAGCGAATGGATTCCGTTTTGATTGTGGCCCCACCTTCTTTCTTTACCCTCGCGTGCTCGCGGAGATCTTTCGTAGCGTTGGGTTCGAGCTGATGGATGAGGTTCCGATGACCCGGTTGGAGACTCAGTATCGGTTGACGTTTGGCAACGGGGGACAGCTTGATTGCAGCGCCAACATCGCTGCGATGGACCGACAAATTGCCGAGCTTAGTCCCGTCGACGTGGGCGCGTTTCGACGGTTTCTGGATGACAATCGGGTCAAGCTTGAAAAGTTTCGCCCGATCCTCGAGTCACCCTTTCGTTCACCCTTGGATTTGCTGCGGCCCGCGGTGTTGTCCGCCCTTCCCTATCTGCATCCCAACCGCTCTCTCGCCACCGAGCTACAGCGTTATTTTAGCGATCCCCGCTTAGTCATCGCGTTTGGGTTTCAGGCAAAATACCTTGGGATGTCTCCCTTTCAATGCCCCAGCCTGTTTAGCATCTTGTCGTTTTTGGAATACGAATATGGGGTCTGGCATCCGATCGGGGGCTGCCATCGTGTCAGTGAACAGATGGCGAGCCTCGCCCGCTCGCTCGGAGTGAAGATCAAACTTGCCGAGCCGGTCGAGTCGCTTGAACTCGAAGGACGCCGCGTCAAGGCGGTGCACACCGAACATGATCGCTACGAAGCGGATGCGTTCGTCGTCAACGCTGACTTTGCCGATTGGATGACGCATCATGTGCCCAATCAACTTCGTCGGCGCTGGAGCGACGCGTCGATTGAGAAGAAGAAATTCTCGTGCAGCACCTTCATGTTGTACTTGGGGATCGAAGGCGTCTACGACGACCTTCCTCATCACAACATTCACATTAGTCGCCAATACGAACAGAACCTGCACGAAATCGAAACGACGCATCAACTCAGCAGTGATCCCTCGTTTTATGTTCAAAATGCATCGGTAACCGATCCTTCCTTGGCGCCACCCGGGTGCAGCACGTTGTATGTGTTGGTGCCGGTGACGCATCAACACAAGAATGTGGATTGGGCTACCGCAGCGGACGGTTTTCGCGACCAAACGCTTGAACGGATGTCCCAGATTGGACTGGGCGATGTGCGCCGGCGGATTCGCTTTGAACATCGGATCACGCCTGATGATTGGAAAAACGATTACGCGGTGCATCGTGGTGCGACGTTCAACCTCGCTCACAATCTTGGGCAAATGCTGCATCGACGTCCCCGCAATCGCTTCGAGGAACTCGATGGCGTGTACCTCGTCGGGGGCGGAACGCATCCCGGTAGCGGGTTACCGGTGATCTATGAATCGAGCCGAATCACCAGCCGGTTGCTGTTGAATGATCTTGGCGTGGACGCGCGTTTTATCGATGCCAACACCGCCCAGGATGGCGAAGCAGACCGCGAGAGCGTTTCCTAG
- a CDS encoding DUF1559 family PulG-like putative transporter, with protein sequence MNTNRRHGFTLVELLVVIAIIGVLVGLLLPAVQAAREAARRMSCGNNLKQIGLAMHNYHDSLGSFPTGAYTSCCYGTWLPLILPYMEQGNLAELYVDWGNTSGFSYSSTLNKTNVTTKRIPAFSCPSDLDNAPLQEITSHSYAVNYGNTDLLQVATLNGVTFRGAPFGPYTDSKTKFRDILDGTSSTLMVAEVRQGQGADLRGFLWWRDASGMQAYLGPNSSLPDRLPGTWYCEPVPGLPCEVSSTSNPTTFASRSLHPGIVQAVNCDGSVNTYSDSIDLNVWRARSTTQGSEVISMD encoded by the coding sequence ATTAATACAAATCGTAGACATGGTTTTACACTCGTTGAACTCTTGGTGGTGATTGCCATTATCGGGGTGCTGGTTGGCTTATTGCTGCCGGCGGTCCAAGCGGCACGCGAAGCTGCGCGACGAATGTCGTGCGGAAACAATCTGAAACAGATTGGGTTGGCAATGCACAACTACCATGACTCATTGGGTAGTTTTCCGACCGGGGCGTATACGTCCTGCTGTTACGGTACCTGGCTTCCGTTGATCCTGCCTTATATGGAACAGGGAAACCTCGCCGAGTTATACGTTGACTGGGGCAATACCTCCGGATTCAGCTATAGCAGCACTCTCAACAAAACCAATGTGACCACCAAACGCATCCCGGCGTTTTCTTGTCCAAGTGATTTAGATAACGCGCCACTGCAAGAGATTACGAGCCATAGCTATGCTGTGAATTACGGCAATACCGATCTCTTGCAGGTCGCAACGCTCAACGGGGTCACTTTCCGCGGTGCTCCATTTGGACCTTATACCGATTCGAAAACTAAGTTTCGGGATATCCTGGATGGGACAAGTTCAACTTTGATGGTTGCCGAGGTGCGACAAGGCCAGGGAGCCGACCTTCGCGGATTCCTGTGGTGGCGAGATGCGTCGGGAATGCAAGCCTACTTGGGACCAAACAGTTCTCTGCCTGACCGGCTTCCTGGCACTTGGTACTGCGAGCCAGTCCCAGGATTGCCCTGTGAGGTTTCTTCTACCAGCAACCCGACGACGTTTGCTTCGCGTTCGCTTCATCCAGGCATCGTGCAAGCGGTCAATTGCGATGGATCTGTGAATACTTATTCCGACAGCATCGATTTAAATGTGTGGCGGGCTCGCAGTACGACTCAAGGTTCCGAAGTGATCTCGATGGATTGA
- a CDS encoding DUF1559 domain-containing protein: MNRRQGFTLVELLVVIAIIGVLVGLLLPAVQAAREAARRMSCSNNLKQVGLAMHNYHDSLGSFPSGAYPSCCYGTWLPLILPYMEQGNLADLYVDWGNTSGARYSHDPNLANVTSKRIPAFSCPSDLDSTPTGGMTSHSYAVNYGNTGFLQQSTLNGVTFRGAPFAPNIDKKLKFRDIIDGTSSTLMVAEVRQGQGSDLRGFLWWRDASGFQAYLGPNSSLPDRIYTSSYCNPVPGMPCDVSSTSNPTMFASRSLHPGIVQAVNCDGSVNTYSDSIDLEVWRARSTTQGSEVISLD; this comes from the coding sequence ATGAATCGTAGACAAGGTTTTACACTGGTTGAACTACTGGTGGTCATCGCAATTATTGGAGTTCTGGTTGGCTTGTTATTGCCGGCGGTCCAAGCGGCACGCGAAGCCGCGCGGCGAATGTCGTGCAGTAACAATCTAAAGCAGGTTGGACTGGCAATGCATAACTACCATGACTCATTGGGTAGTTTTCCTTCCGGGGCGTACCCATCCTGCTGTTACGGTACATGGCTTCCGCTCATCCTGCCTTACATGGAACAAGGAAACCTCGCGGATTTGTACGTCGACTGGGGCAACACCAGCGGAGCTCGCTATAGCCACGATCCCAACTTGGCCAATGTGACTAGCAAACGCATTCCGGCATTTTCTTGTCCGAGCGACTTGGATAGCACACCTACCGGTGGCATGACCAGCCATAGCTATGCGGTAAACTACGGCAACACCGGGTTCCTTCAGCAATCAACGCTTAATGGTGTCACGTTTCGCGGTGCTCCGTTCGCACCGAATATCGATAAAAAACTCAAATTCCGAGATATCATCGACGGAACAAGTTCGACCTTGATGGTGGCCGAAGTGCGGCAAGGACAGGGAAGCGACCTTCGCGGATTCCTGTGGTGGCGAGATGCTTCGGGTTTTCAGGCCTACCTGGGGCCAAACAGTTCACTTCCCGATCGAATCTACACCTCCAGCTACTGTAATCCTGTACCAGGAATGCCCTGCGATGTTTCCTCTACTTCCAATCCGACGATGTTCGCGTCGCGTTCGCTTCACCCAGGGATCGTTCAAGCGGTCAACTGCGATGGTTCTGTGAATACTTATTCTGACAGCATCGATTTAGAAGTGTGGCGGGCTCGCAGCACGACTCAAGGTTCCGAAGTGATCAGTTTGGATTGA
- the greA gene encoding transcription elongation factor GreA, which produces MHDTVPMTREGYNKIKAEIHRLEYVEMPLITEKIAEAREEGDLKENAEYHAQRENQGMVMAKVNELKDKIARASIVDVSQLPKDEVVFGCTVTVEDLAYGDEEQFTLVGAGDEDYDKGKILVTSPFGQGLIGKKVGETAEIEAPAGKLKFKILKIELDL; this is translated from the coding sequence ATGCATGACACAGTGCCGATGACACGGGAGGGATACAACAAGATCAAAGCGGAAATCCATCGACTCGAGTACGTCGAGATGCCCTTGATCACGGAAAAGATCGCCGAGGCGCGCGAAGAAGGTGACTTGAAAGAGAACGCCGAGTATCACGCCCAACGTGAAAATCAAGGGATGGTGATGGCGAAGGTCAACGAGTTGAAAGACAAAATTGCGCGTGCTTCGATCGTGGATGTCTCCCAGCTTCCTAAAGACGAAGTTGTGTTCGGTTGCACCGTTACGGTGGAAGATTTGGCCTATGGTGACGAAGAGCAATTCACCCTCGTCGGAGCTGGAGACGAAGACTACGACAAGGGGAAGATTCTTGTCACTAGCCCCTTTGGGCAGGGCTTGATTGGTAAAAAGGTTGGGGAGACTGCGGAGATCGAAGCGCCCGCTGGAAAGCTAAAGTTCAAGATCCTAAAGATCGAACTGGATCTTTAA
- a CDS encoding DNA gyrase inhibitor YacG produces MMNKKSNPIDHPVKKMTCPTCSRRFLIDETPTPPFCCKRCQMIDLGRWLDEDIGLPFEGKPEETPVEFRDHPQ; encoded by the coding sequence ATGATGAATAAAAAATCGAATCCCATCGACCATCCCGTCAAGAAAATGACTTGTCCGACCTGCAGTCGGCGGTTCCTGATTGACGAAACTCCCACGCCACCCTTTTGTTGCAAACGATGTCAAATGATCGATTTGGGACGGTGGCTCGATGAAGACATTGGTCTTCCTTTTGAAGGAAAGCCGGAAGAGACGCCGGTTGAGTTTCGCGACCATCCGCAGTGA